The following DNA comes from Streptomyces sp. Ag109_O5-10.
CAACTGCTCGGCGACGAGACGCTTGGCGCGCGGCAGGAAGGCCGAGGTGGGGCCGCCGACATGAGGGCTGATCAGCACGCCGGGCGCCTGCCACAAGGGGTGTCCGGCCGGCAGCGGCTCGGGGTCGGTGACGTCCAGGGCGGCGGTGAGGCGGCCGCTCTCCAGCTCGGCGAGGAGGGCCTTGGTGTCCACGACGGGCCCGCGCGCGACGTTCACGAGCAGTGCGCCGTCCTTCATCCCTGCGAGGAACTCCGCGTTGACCAGGCCGCGCGTGGTGTCCGTGAGGGGCGTGGTGAGGATGACGACATCGGCTTCCGGAAGCAGATTCGGCAGTTCGGTGAGCGGGTGCACGGGACCGCGCGCCGAGGCGCGCCCGGAGCGCGCGACGCGCGCCACCCGCGCAACCTCGAAGGGCACGAGCCGGTCCTCCACGGCCGCGCCGATGGCGCCGTAGCCGACGATGAGGACGGACTTGTCGGCGAGGGCCTGGTAGAAGCCGCTCTGCCAGTGTTCCTGCTGCTGGGCGCGGACGAATCCCGGGATGCCCCGCAGGGACGCCAGCGTGAGCGCGAGCGCGAGTTCGGCGGTGCTCGCCTCGTGCACACCGCGGGCGTTGCAGAGCTGCACCCCGGGGACGATCAGGTCGAGGGCCGCGGTCATGTCGTCGACGCCCGCGGTGAGGGTCTGGATGAGCCGGACGTTGCGCATCTGTGCCAGCGGGCGCACCTTGACGGGCTGCCGCTTCATGTAGGGGACGACGTACACGGCGCAGTCCGCGGGGTCACCGGGAAAGTCCTGGTCGCCGTTCCAGAAGAGGTAGTCGAGGCCGTCGGGCAGGTCCGTGAACTCGTCGGGCGGGATGGGCAGCCATGCGTCTCGGGTCATGGTCAGGAGGCTATGTCAGGGGTGTGACGGCGGGCGGGTTAGGTTGGGGTCCCAAGAAGGAGGTTCACGGGCTGGTGGAGCGCAGGACGATCGGCGCGGGGGCGCTCGCGGTGGGGGCCGTCGGACTCGGGTGCATGCCGATGAGCTGGGCGTACAGCGGGTCGCGGCAGCGGGGTGACGAGTCGCTGAGAGCGGTGCACCGGGCGCTGGACCTGGGCGTGACACTCCTTGACACGGCAGACATGTACGGTCCGTTCACCAACGAGCTGCTGCTGGGGCGGGTGCTCAGGGAACGGCGTGCGGAGGCCTTCGTGTCGACGAAGGTGGGGCTGCTGGTGGGCGACCAGCACATCGTGGCCAACGGCCGGCCCGGCTATGTGAGGCGCGCCTGCGACGCGTCGCTGCGGCGGCTGCAGACCGATGTCATAGACCTCTACCAGCTGCACCGCGCCGACCCCGAGGTTCCCGTCGAGGAGACCTGGGGCGCGATGGCGGAGTTGGTGCAGGCGGGAAAGGTGCGGGCACTGGGGTTGTGCGCCGTGGGGGCGCGTGGGGGGCGCAGGTCCGGCGCGCGGCTGCATGACGCGACCCTGCGGCAACTGCAGCGGGTGCAGCAGGTGTTTCCGGTGACCGCGGTCGAGGCGGAGCTGTCGGTGTGGTCGCCGGAGGCGCTGGAGTCGCTGCTGCCGTGGTGCGCGGCGCGCGGGGTGGGGTTCCTCGCGGCGATGCCGCTGGGCAACGGCTTCCTGACCGGGTCGCTCACGCCGGGCGAGGGGTTCGAGCCGGACGATCTGCGTGCGCGGCACCCGCGCTTCACGGCGGAGATGATGGCGGCGAACCAGCCGATCGTGGCGGGGCTGCGGAGGATCGCGGGCCGGCAGGAGCGCGACGGTGTCACCGCGGCTCAGGTGGCGCTGGCGTGGGTGCTGGCGCAGGGGGCGCATGTGGTGCCGGTGCCGGGGGCGAAGCAGGGGCGTTGGGTGGCCGAGAACGCCGGTGCGGTGGAGGTCCGGCTGACGGCGGAGGATCTGGCGGAGCTGGGCGGGCTGCCTGCTGCGCAGGGCTCTTGGGACTAGCCCGGAGACTGCCGTGCTCTGCCGGTGGTCCGGTGCGGCGCCGTGGGGGCTGGTCGCGCAGTTCCCCGCGCCCCTTTCGGGGCGCTGCCAGCGGGCATTCGCCTCAGGATCCGCCCGGCAGCCCCGCACCCCTTTCGGGGCGCTGTCAGCGGCGTTCACCTCAGGATCCGCCGGTAGGCCCCGCCCCCCTGACGGGGTGCGTTGTACTACCGTCGGTCGGAGGTGCCGAGGCCTGTACGAAGGGATCGTGATCGTGCGACGTCGAGGTGGGGCCGCGGTGTTGGCCATGGCCGGCGTGCTGCTGGTGGCGGGCTGTTCCTCCGGGGGCGGGGGTGGGGGCCTGCCCACTCCGTCCTGGGCCGGGGGGTCGTCGGCGAACTCCTCCGGGGCCTCCCCGTCGGCCGGGGCCACCGAGTCCGCCGCGCCCGCCGCGGGGGCGGTGAAAGTGCTGCGTACGGTCACGACGGGGTTGAAGTCGCCCTGGGGGCTGGCGCCGTTGCCGGACGGGGCGGGGCTGCTGGTGTCCGACCGGGACGACGGGACGATCAGCAAGGTCGACGAGAAGACCGGGAAGATCACGGAGCTGGGGGTCGTCTCCGGGGTGTCCGCGGCCGGTGAGGGAGGTCTGCTGGGGATCGCGCTCTCCCCCGACTTCGCCTCCGACCACATGATCTACGCGTACTTCACGTCGGCCTCCGACAACCGCGTCGTCCGCATGCTCTGGGACGAGAGCAAGCCGGCCAAGGAGCAGCTGGGCGCCCCCGACACGATCTTCAAGGGGATCCCGAAGGGGTACATCCACAACGGCGGGCGGATCGCGTTCGGCCCGGACGGCATGCTCTACGCCGGGACCGGGGAGAGCGGACAGCGGGGGCTCGCGCAGGACAGGAAGTCGCTCGGCGGCAAGATCCTGCGGCTGACGCCGGAGGGCGACCCGGCCCCCGGCAACCCGTTCCCGGACTCCCCCGTCTACACCTACGGCCACCGCAACGTGCAGGGCCTCGCCTGGGACGACAAGCAGCGGCTGTTCGCCTCGGAGTTCGGCCAGGACACCTGGGACGAGCTGAACGCGATCAAGCCCGGCGGCGACTACGGCTGGCCGAACGCGGAGGGCAGGTCGTCGGACCCGAAGTACGTCAGTCCGATCGCCCAGTGGCACACCGACGACGCCTCCCCGAGCGGTATCGCCTATGTCGACGGCGTGATCTGGATGGCGGGGCTCAAGGGGCAGCGGCTGTGGCGCATCCCGCTGGACGGCACCACCGCGGCCGCGGCTCCGCAGGCCTTCCTCACCGGCGAGTACGGCCGGCTGCGCACGGTCGTGGCGGCCGGCGGCGACAAGGTGTGGCTGGTGACCAGCAACACCGACGGGCGGGGCAAGCCGAAGCCGGGCGACGATCGGATCCTGGAGCTGGAGGTGAAGTAGCCGGCGCGGGCGGCGCCGCTCACCCCTCGTCGTCCCCGGAGTCCACCGCGGGCTCGTCCTTGGGGTCCGCCACGGGGTCGTCCTCGGGCTCCACCGCCGGCTCCTCCTGCGGAAGCCGTATGACGACCTTGCCGGAGGCTAGGTCTATGGGCCCGCGTCCTGGATCCGCGTCCCCCACGTCCTCCCGGGTCAGCTCCAGCCGCTTCTGCTCCTCGTGGGTGTGTTTGCGGCCGGGTGTGAACAGCTCCTCGAACATGTTGAACACGGTGCCTCCTCTGCCGTCCCCTTACCTGGTCGGGTCGAGGGCCTCGGCGGGGAACATCCCCAGTCTGTGCGCCACCGCCGCCGCCTCGCCCCTCCCTGCAACGCCCAGCTTGCCGAGAATGTTCGACACGTGGACGCTCGCGGTCTTCGGGGAGATGAAGAGCTCCTCGGCTATCTGGCGGTTGGTACGCCCGGCCGAGACCAGGCGCAGGACGTCGCGCTCCCGGCTGGTGAGGCCGAGGCTCTCGGCAGGGTCGAGGACCGGGCGGGCGGCGCGGGCGGCGAGGGTGAGGCGGGCGCGCTGGGCGAGGAGGGCGACGGCCTCGGCGAGCGGGCGGGCGCCGAGGTGGTCGGCGACGGCCCCGGCCAGCCGGAGGAGTTCCCTCGCGCGGTCGCGTTCGTCGTCCCCGCCGGCCTCTTCGAGCAGGGCCTGGGCGAGGCGGCGGCGGACCCGGGCGAGGTCGTAGGGGCGGTCCAGGCGCTCGAAGTCGGTGACCACGTCCGACCAGACCGCGGCGGTGCCGGTGCCCCGGGCCCGGTGCAGCTCGGCGCGGGTCCAGCGCTCGTACGCCTGCCACAGGGGTGCGCCGGTGGCGAGCTTGCGGGTGGTCTCGGCGAGCCGGTCGAGGGTCCCGGCGCGGCCGTCGGCCGCCGCGGGCAGGGCGCGGGCGTCGGCCTCGGCGGTGGCGGCGGCCAGCAGCAGGGGCCAGCCGTAGCGGTGGGTGCCGGGCGGGAAGCCGGCCGCCAGGGTGCGGGCCAGCTCGGCGCGGGCGTCGAGGAGTCTGCCCTCCGCGGCGGCGACGCCGATCGCGATCCGGGCGACCGGCAGCTGGGCCTGGGGCATCGGGTCGTGGGTGCCGTAGTGGGCGCGCGCGATGGCCAGCCGGCGGGCGGCCTCGGCCGTGTCGCCGCGGGCGAGGGCGATATGGGCCAGGTGCAGGGCGCCGGCGCCCCGGGGCTTGGCGCTGGCCGCGGAACCGAGGGCGCCCGCGGCGGCTTCGGCGGCCTCGTCCCACCGGCCGAGCGCGTACAGCGACTCGGAGAGGTTGCCCCAGACCCATGCCTCGGCGTCCAGCAGGCCGTACCGCCGGGTGAAGGCGATGCCCTCGCGCTGGATCGGCACCGCCTCGCGGGAGCGGCCGACCGACTCCAGCTCGGAGGGGAGGTTCGTGTAGGCGCGGCCCGCGACATGGGCGACGCCTTCCTGGAGCGCGGCGTCCTTGACGCGCTCCAGCTCCGCGAGGCCGCCGTCGACGTCGCCCGCGTCGACCATGAGGGTGCCCAGGGTGACGCGCGCGTTGAGCTCGATCTCGCGGGCGCCCACCATCCGCGCGTACTCCACGGCCCGCTCGGCGGCGGCGAAGGCCTCGGGGCCCGGCTCGTGCAGCATGGACCAGGCGGCGGCGTTCGCCAGCACGTCGGCGTGCACCTCGGACGGCGGCAGGCCGCGCACCAGGTCCTGGGCGGTGCCGAGTTCCTGCCGGCCGTCGCCGCGGGCGAGTCCTTGGACCAGCCGGGAGCGCTGCACCCAGAACCAGGCGGCGCGCTGCGGGTCGTGCTCGTCCTCGAGGATCCGCAGCGCCTTCTTGGTGATCTTCAGGGCGCGTTCGCGCTCCCCGCAGAAGCGGCCGGCGACGGCCGCCTCCGCCATCAGGTCCAGGTAGCGCAGCGGGGTGGTGGCGGGATCGCAGCCGCAAGGAGGGTAGACGTCGGTGTAGTCGACGGGGCGCAGGGCCGCGCGGACCTCCTCGGGGGCCGTGTCCCACAGCTCCATCGCCCGCTCCAGGAGCCGCAGTTGTTCGCTGTACGCGTGCCGGCGGCGGGCCACGACGGAGGCGTCGAGGGCGGCGGGCAGGGCCTTGGCCGGGTCGTGGGCCTGGTACCAGTAGCTGGCCAGGCGGGTCACGCGCGCGTCGGCCGGCACCAGCTGGGGGTCGGCCTCCAGGGCCTCGGCGTAGCGGCGGTTGAGCCGGGAGCGTTCGCCGGGCAGCAGGTCGTCGGCGACGGCCTCGCGGACCAGGGAGTGCCGGAAACGGTAGCCGTCTCCGGCCGGGGTGGCGGTGAGGAGGTTGGCGCCGACGGCGGCCCGAAGCGCCTCGATCAGGTCGTCCTCGGCGAGCTGGGCGACGGCGGCCAGCAGCCGGTACTCGACGGTGGAGCCGCCCTCGGCGACGATCCGGGCGACCCGCTGGGCGCTCTCGGGCAGGGCCTCGACCCGGACCAGGAGCAGGTCGCGCAGTGAGTCGGTGAGCCCGGTGCGGCAGGCCTCGGCCCCGGCCACGGCGAGTTCCTCGACGAAGAAGGCGTTGCCGTCGGAGCGTTGGAAGATGTCGTCGACCTGGGCGGGGTCGGGTTCGGCGGCGAGGATGCCGGCGATCTGGCGGCCGACCTCCTCGCGGGTGAACCGGGCGAGTTCGAGGCGGCGGACGGTGCGCAGCCGGTCGAGTTCGGCGAGCAGGGGGCGCAGCGGGTGGCGGCGGTGGATGTCGTCGGAGCGGTAGGTGGCGAGGACGACGAGCCGGCCGGTGCGCAGGGTGCGCAGCAGGTAGGCGAGGAGGTGGCGGGTGGAGGCGTCGGCCCAGTGCAGGTCCTCCAGGGCGACCACCACCGTGCGCTCGGCGGCGACCCGCTCCAGGAGGCGCGCGGTGAGCTCGAAGAGGCGGGCCATGCCCTGTTCGTCGTGACGGCCGGCGGTGGTCTCGCCGAGTTCGGGCAGCAGCCGGGCGAGCTCGTCCTCCTGGCCCGCGGCGGCCTCGGCCAGTTCGTCGGGCAGGGCGGCCCGCAGCGCGCGCAGCGCGGCGGAGAAGGGGGCGAACGGCAGCCCGTCGGCGCCGATCTCCACGCAGCCGCCGAGGGCGACGACCGCGCCTTTGCGGCAGGCGGCGGTGGCGAACTCCTCGACCAGCCGGGTCTTGCCGACACCGGCCTCGCCGCCGAGCAGCAGCACCTGCGGCTCGGCGGCCCCGGCACGCTCCAGCGCGTCGTTCAGTGTGTCCAACTCGTCGTTGCGGCCTACGAAGACGGGACTCACGGACCTGGTTTCCACAGGCCAGAGCATCGCATGGGCCGCGGAGCCGACGGCAGCGGTTTTCCACAGCACCGGTGCGCTTGTCGTACCGGTGGACGGCAACGGGGGAAGCCGGTGGCCGACCCCCGTGCGGCCACCGGCTTCCCCGTTCCCGGTCTCCGGGCGGTCTGTCCCGCCCGGACCTCCCGTGTTCACGCGGCGCGCGGGAGCCGGCGCCGGTCACGGCGGTCGGTATGGGCCTCCGGCACCGCCAGGGCGTCCGCCGTCGCCGTGGTGTGCCCTGCCGCCCCGGCTGCCCCGGCCTCGCGGCGGGCGGCGCGGCGGGAGCGGACGGCCTCGCGGGCGAGACGGGCGTCCGCGGCCTGCCGGCGCAGTTCGGCGGATCGGATCCGGTGGAGTTCGTACTCGAACATGGTGGTGTCCCTTGTGAGATCGGGTGATCGGGCTTCGCTTTCCGCGATGCCTCCACCTTCGTCTCCCAGGGGGGTACGCCACATCGGGAGAGTTCCGCATCTTCGCGGGGCCGCCGGACCCCGGACACGCGTAAGGGGCCTCAGACCGTCCGTAAGGTGCTTACGGACGCCCTAAGGCCCCTCCGGCCTGGGCCGTCGTGGTCGGCTCAGCCGGTCGACGGCAGCCCGAGGAGCGCGTCGGAGTACTTGAGGACGGCGAGCAGCAGGCCGATGACACCGAGCGCGACACCCGCCCAGGCGACCGACTTGATCCACGGCGCCTGCGGCCTGCCGGGGGCACCGAAGGCGGGCCGGGCCAGCACCACGACGCCGGTGACCAGCGCGGCCAGCGCGAACAGGCCGGCCCACAGCGCGGTGGTCGCCCACGCGTCGCCGTACACCTCCTTGACCTGCTTGGCGACGCTCGCGGTCGACGAGGTCTGGAGCTGGCCGACGAGGGTCTCGCGGGCGGCGGCCACCGTCCCGATCCAGCCGCCCGTCAGGGAGACCAGGCCGAGCGCGACGGAGACGACGGCGGCGGCACCCTGGCCGACCCCGGACGGCCCCTCGGACTCGGCCAGGTCCCCGGCGAGTTCCGCGTCGCCCTCCAGGTCCTCGGCGTTCTCGGCGCTCTCCGTGTCGTCGGCGTTCTCCGCGACGAGGCCGGTGTCCGCACCGTCGGCGGCCGCCGCCTCCGGCACGTCGTCGGCGCTCTTGGTGACGCTCACCTTCTCCTCGTCGGTCGTGGCCTCGGCGCCCGTCTCGGCACCGGTCTCGTCAGCTGTCTTGGTTCCCATGTCCGGCACCGTACGGATCCTGTCTGAGAGGCGTCTTAATGATCGTTCGCAGCGGCACGCGCGCGTGCTTCACGCCATTCCGGGGCGAGGATCGACCACACCTCCAGGTCGTGCCGTACGCCACCATAGGGGTGCGCCTGACGGCGTACGCCATCGCGGGTCATCCCCAGCCGCCGGGCCACGTTCAGGCTGGGCTCGTTGCCCGAGGCGGCGACCCACTCGATCCGGTGGATACCGCGCTGGTCGACCGCGAAGTCGAGCAGGACCCGCATCGCGCGCGTGACGAGTCCGCGCCCGGTGCCGGCCGGCTCCAGCCAGCAGCCGACCTCGGCGTTCCCGTGTTCGGCGTCGAAGTTCAGGAAGAGCACCCCGCCGACGAGCGTGCCCTGGAGCCACAGGCCGTGCAGGGAGCCGGTGTCGGCGGCGCGCATGTCGGCGTACCGCTGGAGCATGGCCCGTGCGGCGGGCACGTCCGTCTCCTTGGAGCCGAAGGAGATGAACTGTCCGATGAACTCCCGCCCGCGCTCCAGGTGGGCCAGGAACTCCTCGGCGTGCCAGGGCTCCAGTGGGCGCAGTTCGGCGCCGTCGCCCAGGGATATCGCGTACATCGTTCTTCTCCAGTTCCACCGCGTGCTCGACCGGCACGTCGAGCCTCTCATGTGCGGCCCCGTGCCCGGGCGGCCCGCTGCCGGTCCGGGGCGGGTGCGTCAGTCGAACTGGTCGCCGAGAGCCATGATCATGACCCCCAGGATCATCAGCCAGAGGGCCCAGCGGGTGCGGCCGCGGGCCCCCAGCACCGCCGCGAACACGCACACGGCGGATCCGGTGCCGTAGGCGGCCGGCACCAGGGCGGGCACACCCCCGCCCACCTTCATCAGCGCGGCGGTGAGCCCCATCAGGGCCAGCAGCGCCCCGGTCACGGTGGCGGTCCAGCGAGCCCGGCGGGCGTCCTCGTAGAGGTCCTCGTCCTCCTCGTCGGCGGCCTGCGCCCCGGGTGTCCCTGGTTGGGCGTCGGATTCGGCGTGTGCGGTCATGGCGCGCGAGCGTACTGCCCGCACCTGGGGAAACCGGCTGCGAACCAGGTGGACAACTGCCGGCTTCCGCTGGTCAGCCTCCGTCGGCCCCTCGCCGACGACCGAAGCGGGTGCATTGTCTGACGGTCCGAACGAGCTCCTGCGCATCGCCTTCCACTACGAAGATCACAGGGAGCCCGTTCAGTCATGTCCGACGCCGTCTCTCCCGCACCGTCGAAGGACGCCTCTCCCACTGACCGCCTGCCCCTCCCCCGCTGTCCGCTCAGCGGTACGGCCCCCGCTGGACCGTCGAGAACCAGACGGGCCCGCACGCCCTGTGGCTGCGGAATGGCCGGCCCCCGCCCTCGGCCTGGACGCTCTGCGCCCCTGCGCGCGCGTGCTCGGCCTGGGCTGCGGCCGGGCGATGACCTCGGTCTTCCTGGCCAGGGAGTTGCGCGCGCAGGTCACCGCCGCGGACCTGTGGATCGGGCCCGACGACGACGCCCGGCGAATCGCCGAGGCCGGGAGGCCGCCGACTGGCGGCGGATCGCCGAGGCCGGGAGGCCGCCGACTGGCTGGAGGACGGCCGGCGCGACTGGCTGCTGTGGAGCGAGGTGTGTGCCGCGCAGAGCCCGGACCCGGAGACGGCCCGGATGGCCCGGGAGTCGGTGGAGGCGGTGCAGGCGGACCGGGGGCAACCGCTCGGCTTCGCCCGGATCGTGGGCCGCCGCCTGTGACGCGGTACGGCCCCGGAGGCGCTGCCTCCGGGGCCGTACCAGGTGCCTGGCGCTCGCTCAGCCCTCGCTGACGCCGAGCTTCTCCAGGATCAGCTCCTTGACACGGGCCGCGTCGGCCTGGCCACGGGTCGCCTTCATGACCGCGCCGACCAGGGCACCGGCCGCGGCCACCTTGCCGCCGCGGATCTTGTCGGCGACGCCCGGGTTGCCGGCGATGGCCTCCTCGACGGCGGTGGTCAGCGCGCCCTCGTCGGAGACGACCTTCAGGCCGCGCTTGTCGACGACCTCGTCCGGGGTGCCCTCGCCCGCGAGGACGCCCTCGATGACCTGGCGGGCCAGCTTGTCGTTCAGGTCACCCTTCGTGACGAGCTCGGTGACCCGGGCGACCTGCGCCGGGGTGATCGCCAGCTCGTCGAGCGAGGTGCCCGACTCGTTGGCGCTGCGCGCCAGTTCGCCCATCCACCACTTGCGGGCGGAGGCCGCGTCGGCCCCGGCGTCGATGGTGGCGACGATCAGGTCCAGCGCGCCGGCGTTGATGATCGCCTGCATCTCCACCGCGGAGACACCCCACTCGGCGAGCAGCCGGTTGCGGCGGGCCAGTGGCATCTCCGGCAGCGCGGCGCGGATCTCCTCGACCCACTCGCGCGAGGGCGCCACGGGGACCAGGTCGGGCTCCGGGAAGTACCGGTAGTCCTCGGCCTCCTCCTTCACGCGGCCCGAGGTCGTCGACCCGGTGTCCTCGTGGAAGTGCCGGGTCTCCTGCACGATCGTGCCGCCGGAGGACAGCACGGCCGCGTGCCGCATGATCTCGAAGCGGGCCGCGCGCTCCACGGACCGCAGCGAGTTCACGTTCTTGGTCTCGGAACGCGTGCCGAACTTCTCGGTGCCGTGGGGGCGCAGCGACAGGTTCACGTCGCAGCGCATCTGGCCCATCTCCATGCGGGCCTCGGAGACACCGAGCGCCCGGATGAGCTCGCGCAGCTCACGGACGTACGCCCGCGCGACCTCGGGAGCCCGCTCGCCCGCGCCCTCGATCGGCTTGGTGACGATCTCGATGAGCGGGATGCCCGCGCGGTTGTAGTCGAGCAGGGAGTGGGACGCGCCGTGGATACGGCCGGTGGCACCGCCGACGTGCGTCGACTTGCCGGTGTCCTCCTCCATGTGGGCGCGCTCGATCTGTACGCGGAAGGTCTCGCCGTCCTCCAGCTGGACGTCCAGGTAGCCGTTGAAGGCGATCGGCTCGTCGTACTGGGAGGTCTGGAAGTTCTTCGGCATGTCCGGATAGAAGTAGTTCTTCCGGGCGAAGCGGCACCACTCGGCGATCTCGCAGTTCAGCGCGAGGCCGATCTTGATGGCGGACTCGACGCCGGTCGCGTTGACGACCGGGAGCGCGCCGGGCAGGCCGAGGCAGGT
Coding sequences within:
- a CDS encoding sorbosone dehydrogenase family protein, whose product is MAGVLLVAGCSSGGGGGGLPTPSWAGGSSANSSGASPSAGATESAAPAAGAVKVLRTVTTGLKSPWGLAPLPDGAGLLVSDRDDGTISKVDEKTGKITELGVVSGVSAAGEGGLLGIALSPDFASDHMIYAYFTSASDNRVVRMLWDESKPAKEQLGAPDTIFKGIPKGYIHNGGRIAFGPDGMLYAGTGESGQRGLAQDRKSLGGKILRLTPEGDPAPGNPFPDSPVYTYGHRNVQGLAWDDKQRLFASEFGQDTWDELNAIKPGGDYGWPNAEGRSSDPKYVSPIAQWHTDDASPSGIAYVDGVIWMAGLKGQRLWRIPLDGTTAAAAPQAFLTGEYGRLRTVVAAGGDKVWLVTSNTDGRGKPKPGDDRILELEVK
- a CDS encoding aldo/keto reductase, translated to MERRTIGAGALAVGAVGLGCMPMSWAYSGSRQRGDESLRAVHRALDLGVTLLDTADMYGPFTNELLLGRVLRERRAEAFVSTKVGLLVGDQHIVANGRPGYVRRACDASLRRLQTDVIDLYQLHRADPEVPVEETWGAMAELVQAGKVRALGLCAVGARGGRRSGARLHDATLRQLQRVQQVFPVTAVEAELSVWSPEALESLLPWCAARGVGFLAAMPLGNGFLTGSLTPGEGFEPDDLRARHPRFTAEMMAANQPIVAGLRRIAGRQERDGVTAAQVALAWVLAQGAHVVPVPGAKQGRWVAENAGAVEVRLTAEDLAELGGLPAAQGSWD
- a CDS encoding GNAT family N-acetyltransferase, with amino-acid sequence MYAISLGDGAELRPLEPWHAEEFLAHLERGREFIGQFISFGSKETDVPAARAMLQRYADMRAADTGSLHGLWLQGTLVGGVLFLNFDAEHGNAEVGCWLEPAGTGRGLVTRAMRVLLDFAVDQRGIHRIEWVAASGNEPSLNVARRLGMTRDGVRRQAHPYGGVRHDLEVWSILAPEWREARARAAANDH
- a CDS encoding helix-turn-helix transcriptional regulator; translated protein: MLWPVETRSVSPVFVGRNDELDTLNDALERAGAAEPQVLLLGGEAGVGKTRLVEEFATAACRKGAVVALGGCVEIGADGLPFAPFSAALRALRAALPDELAEAAAGQEDELARLLPELGETTAGRHDEQGMARLFELTARLLERVAAERTVVVALEDLHWADASTRHLLAYLLRTLRTGRLVVLATYRSDDIHRRHPLRPLLAELDRLRTVRRLELARFTREEVGRQIAGILAAEPDPAQVDDIFQRSDGNAFFVEELAVAGAEACRTGLTDSLRDLLLVRVEALPESAQRVARIVAEGGSTVEYRLLAAVAQLAEDDLIEALRAAVGANLLTATPAGDGYRFRHSLVREAVADDLLPGERSRLNRRYAEALEADPQLVPADARVTRLASYWYQAHDPAKALPAALDASVVARRRHAYSEQLRLLERAMELWDTAPEEVRAALRPVDYTDVYPPCGCDPATTPLRYLDLMAEAAVAGRFCGERERALKITKKALRILEDEHDPQRAAWFWVQRSRLVQGLARGDGRQELGTAQDLVRGLPPSEVHADVLANAAAWSMLHEPGPEAFAAAERAVEYARMVGAREIELNARVTLGTLMVDAGDVDGGLAELERVKDAALQEGVAHVAGRAYTNLPSELESVGRSREAVPIQREGIAFTRRYGLLDAEAWVWGNLSESLYALGRWDEAAEAAAGALGSAASAKPRGAGALHLAHIALARGDTAEAARRLAIARAHYGTHDPMPQAQLPVARIAIGVAAAEGRLLDARAELARTLAAGFPPGTHRYGWPLLLAAATAEADARALPAAADGRAGTLDRLAETTRKLATGAPLWQAYERWTRAELHRARGTGTAAVWSDVVTDFERLDRPYDLARVRRRLAQALLEEAGGDDERDRARELLRLAGAVADHLGARPLAEAVALLAQRARLTLAARAARPVLDPAESLGLTSRERDVLRLVSAGRTNRQIAEELFISPKTASVHVSNILGKLGVAGRGEAAAVAHRLGMFPAEALDPTR
- a CDS encoding DUF6191 domain-containing protein is translated as MFEELFTPGRKHTHEEQKRLELTREDVGDADPGRGPIDLASGKVVIRLPQEEPAVEPEDDPVADPKDEPAVDSGDDEG
- the gatB gene encoding Asp-tRNA(Asn)/Glu-tRNA(Gln) amidotransferase subunit GatB, with the protein product MTTTTDLVSYEDALASYDPVMGLEVHVELGTSTKMFCGCSTELGAEPNSQTCPTCLGLPGALPVVNATGVESAIKIGLALNCEIAEWCRFARKNYFYPDMPKNFQTSQYDEPIAFNGYLDVQLEDGETFRVQIERAHMEEDTGKSTHVGGATGRIHGASHSLLDYNRAGIPLIEIVTKPIEGAGERAPEVARAYVRELRELIRALGVSEARMEMGQMRCDVNLSLRPHGTEKFGTRSETKNVNSLRSVERAARFEIMRHAAVLSSGGTIVQETRHFHEDTGSTTSGRVKEEAEDYRYFPEPDLVPVAPSREWVEEIRAALPEMPLARRNRLLAEWGVSAVEMQAIINAGALDLIVATIDAGADAASARKWWMGELARSANESGTSLDELAITPAQVARVTELVTKGDLNDKLARQVIEGVLAGEGTPDEVVDKRGLKVVSDEGALTTAVEEAIAGNPGVADKIRGGKVAAAGALVGAVMKATRGQADAARVKELILEKLGVSEG
- a CDS encoding 2-hydroxyacid dehydrogenase, giving the protein MTRDAWLPIPPDEFTDLPDGLDYLFWNGDQDFPGDPADCAVYVVPYMKRQPVKVRPLAQMRNVRLIQTLTAGVDDMTAALDLIVPGVQLCNARGVHEASTAELALALTLASLRGIPGFVRAQQQEHWQSGFYQALADKSVLIVGYGAIGAAVEDRLVPFEVARVARVARSGRASARGPVHPLTELPNLLPEADVVILTTPLTDTTRGLVNAEFLAGMKDGALLVNVARGPVVDTKALLAELESGRLTAALDVTDPEPLPAGHPLWQAPGVLISPHVGGPTSAFLPRAKRLVAEQLNRFVNREPLRNVILTTGSNDN